The Hydrogenispora ethanolica genomic sequence TAGCCACGCCCAGGACCGGGTTTCGGTCTAAATAACCCTGGCGGCAGAGATACTTGAAAAACGAACGGATGCAAGCTATTTTACGTGCGGTTGAGGTCTTGGCGTAATCCGCCTGTTTCAATTGGGAAAGAAACTCCCGCACCAACAGATGGTCTACCTTCTCCAAATCCTGAATCTTTTTTTCTTGGAGAAACTCAAAAAACTGGCGCAGATCCAGGCCATAACTCTCGATGGTCTTTGGCGAATAGTTTTTACCGACTCGAAGCTGAGTCAGATATTCATCAATGAACCTTTCCAAAATACCACCCTATTTATTAATGGATGTTTTATTTTCGAATGTTTTCAAGATTGAAGGTCTATTCGATTATAAATTGAAGTCTGTTTTATAGGTTTCAAGGATCCGCAATGCTCTTTCGGAGTACATTAAATGCCGTTCTTTTTTCCCTTTTACCCTTTCGCCGAGAGGCTCCATTAACCCAAAATTGACATTCATGGGTTGGAAATAGCGGGAATCGGCATGGCATATATATTGGACCAATGAGCCGATAGCCGTTGTGGCGGGAAATTCGAGCGGGGTTTGGCCGAGAGCAATCCGGGCACAATTGAGACCGGCCAGCAACCCGGAACTGGCTGACTCGACATAACCTTCAACCCCGGTGATCTGGCCGGCAAAGAATAAATCGGAACGTCGTTGTGCTTGATACGTGGGAAGCAACACGACCGGCGCGTTGATGTAGGTATTGCGATGCATGACTCCGAATCGGGCAAACTCGGCGTTTTCCAATCCAGGAATCATCCGAAAGACCCGTTGTTGCTCTCCCCATTTTAAATGAGTCTGAAATCCAACCAAATTATAAAGACTGCCATCACGATTTTCGGGACGTAACTGAACCAGCGCGTAAGGTCTCCTGCCAGTGCGCGGGTCGGTGATCCCAACCGGTTTCATCGTTCCAAAACGTAACGTATCCCGACCCCGGCTTGCCAAAACCTCCACCGGCATGCAACCTTCAAAGAAGATCGCCCGCTCATTAGGTAAATGAGCCTCAGATACCTCCGCCTTCGTCAGATCTTCCCAAAACCGCTCATACTCCTCCCGGGAAAAGGGACAATTCAAATACGCCCCGTCTCCCTTATCATAACGGGAAGCCTCAAATACGATCTCCCGGTTCAGCGATTCCGCTGTGACGATCGGGGCGGCGGCATCGTAAAAATAAAAATACTGTTGCCCGGTAAACTGTTGAATCGCCTCCGCCAAACCGGGGGAGGTCAATGGCCCGGTGGCCACGATGACCGGACCTTCGGGAATCGCAGTCAACTCTTCCCGAACCACCTCGAGCAAGGGACTTTCCAACAAAAGTTCCGCCACTTTTTGCGAGAACTCATGACGGTTGACCGCCAGGGCGCCTCCAGCCGGGACACTGGTGGCATCGGCGGCGCGCATAATGATCGAATCAAACCGGCGCATTTCTTCTTTCAGTAAGCCGACGGCATTTTCGAGTGACGCGCCGCGCAGCGAATTGCTGCAAACCAGCTCAGCAAAATCGCCGCTATGATGGGCCGGAGTCATCTTTCCCGGACGCATCTCATACAAACGGACTGGAACATTCCGCTTGACCAATTGCCAGGCTGCTTCAGAACCTGCTAAACCAGCCCCGATAATAACAACCGGCCTCATTCCTCCGACCCGCCCTGCTCCGTCAATTCCGCTTGATACCCGCAGTTCTGATTGAGGCAGAGGATCTGTTTAGGCTGGTTCCGTCCGCCTTTCACCGTACAAATGGAGCCACATTTGGGGCAGGGTTCTTTATAGGGCCTTTCCCAAGTGACAAAGTCACATTGCGGATACTGGTTGCATCCGTAAAACAGGCGGCCTTTCTTGGATTTCCGTTCCACCACTTCCCCCTGGCCGCATTTTGGACATTTCAATCCCAATACTTTCCGCAAGGGTTTGGCGTTCTTGCATTCCGGATAGCCGGGGCAGGCCAGGAATTTTCCAAAACGTCCATATTTATAAACCATGGTCCGGCCGCATTTTTCGCACTTCTCATCGCTCTCTTCGACAGGGACCTCTAACCGCTCCACAGTCTCCTTGGCTTGAGCCACCTCTTGACTGAAGGTTCCATAAAAATCGGATAAAACATTTACCCATTCCAGATTGCCTTCCGCGATCTGATCGAGTTTCTCTTCCATCTCCGCAGTAAACTCGTAGTCGACGATCTGGCCAAACTTTTGTTTCAACAAATCCACTACGACCTGGCCCAATTCAGTTGGTTTGAAGCGTTTCTCTTCTAATTGGACATAATTTCGTTTCA encodes the following:
- the trmFO gene encoding methylenetetrahydrofolate--tRNA-(uracil(54)-C(5))-methyltransferase (FADH(2)-oxidizing) TrmFO; protein product: MRPVVIIGAGLAGSEAAWQLVKRNVPVRLYEMRPGKMTPAHHSGDFAELVCSNSLRGASLENAVGLLKEEMRRFDSIIMRAADATSVPAGGALAVNRHEFSQKVAELLLESPLLEVVREELTAIPEGPVIVATGPLTSPGLAEAIQQFTGQQYFYFYDAAAPIVTAESLNREIVFEASRYDKGDGAYLNCPFSREEYERFWEDLTKAEVSEAHLPNERAIFFEGCMPVEVLASRGRDTLRFGTMKPVGITDPRTGRRPYALVQLRPENRDGSLYNLVGFQTHLKWGEQQRVFRMIPGLENAEFARFGVMHRNTYINAPVVLLPTYQAQRRSDLFFAGQITGVEGYVESASSGLLAGLNCARIALGQTPLEFPATTAIGSLVQYICHADSRYFQPMNVNFGLMEPLGERVKGKKERHLMYSERALRILETYKTDFNL